A stretch of Lactuca sativa cultivar Salinas chromosome 6, Lsat_Salinas_v11, whole genome shotgun sequence DNA encodes these proteins:
- the LOC111901985 gene encoding uncharacterized protein LOC111901985 gives MDREQEQMQFLGLFGICKESFKIIHSWRKIFAQITLTLILPLTFIFLGHLEISNLLSREIKHTEYEQDVTRPGTTRYNKLSDTLSSEYITLILFQVAYFTILLILSLLSTAAVVYTIASIYTGRDLTFKKVMCVVPKVWKRLMVTFLCMFAAFFVYNFIAVVVMVICMVIFPYNAFGMVLLYIVLIIYVMGFVYMTVIWQLASVVSVLESSYGLKAMKKSKDLIKGNRGVAISIFFLLNMSLILIKFLFEIFVVHGNSLHMEAWKRVGFGVLCFLLLLTFFLFGLVIQTILYLVCKSYHNENIDKGDLSNHLESYLGEYEPLSGKEVQLEQYEV, from the coding sequence ATGGATAGAGAACAGGAACAAATGCAATTTTTGGGCCTCTTTGGCATCTGTAAAGAAAGCTTCAAGATCATCCACTCATGGCGAAAGATCTTCGCCCaaataaccctaaccctaatcctccctctAACCTTCATCTTCTTGGGTCATCTCGAGATCTCAAATCTACTTTCTCGAGAAATCAAACACACCGAATACGAACAAGACGTCACACGTCCAGGCACCACAAGGTACAACAAGCTTTCCGATACACTCTCATCTGAATATATCACTTTAATACTCTTCCAAGTCGCCTACTTCACCATCCTCCTCATCTTATCCCTCCTATCCACCGCCGCCGTCGTCTACACCATCGCCTCCATCTACACCGGCCGTGACTTGACCTTCAAGAAAGTCATGTGCGTCGTCCCAAAAGTCTGGAAAAGGCTCATGGTTACATTTCTATGCATGTTTGCTGCTTTCTTCGTTTACAATTTCATCGCAGTAGTGGTGATGGTCATCTGTATGGTAATCTTTCCTTACAACGCATTCGGGATGGTCCTCCTGTACATCGTATTGATCATTTACGTGATGGGGTTTGTCTACATGACTGTGATCTGGCAACTAGCGAGTGTTGTCTCAGTTCTTGAGAGCTCGTATGGGCTTAAAGCTATGAAGAAAAGCAAGGATCTTATCAAGGGAAACCGAGGTGTTGCGATTTCCATCTTCTTTCTGTTGAATATGTCCTTAATACTTATAAAGTTCTTATTTGAAATATTCGTTGTTCACGGAAACTCGTTGCACATGGAGGCATGGAAAAGGGTAGGGTTCGGAGTCTTGTGTTTCCTATTGCTTTTAACATTCTTTCTCTTCGGGCTCGTCATCCAAACGATACTTTATCTGGTTTGCAAATCGTATCATAATGAAAACATCGATAAAGGAGATCTGTCTAACCATCTTGAAAGTTATCTTGGTGAGTATGAGCCTTTAAGCGGAAAAGAGGTTCAATTAGAACAATATGAGGTTTGA